In the Bos taurus isolate L1 Dominette 01449 registration number 42190680 breed Hereford chromosome 21, ARS-UCD2.0, whole genome shotgun sequence genome, one interval contains:
- the MINAR1 gene encoding major intrinsically disordered Notch2-binding receptor 1, which translates to METNQETSLFLVKILEELDSKQNTVSYQDLCKSLCARFDLSQLAKLRSVLFYTACLDPNFPATLFKDKMKCAVNNQQSKKIMVAADIVTIFNLIQMNGGAAKEKLPGGRQKMRKKDASFDSCRSDTEICSAAECEPLNCELSDRPFSRGYPTRQSSKCRKVDCKDCPQFIPASEPNFLLGVSKDVKNRAASLDRLQALAPYSVASPQPCEMQRTYFPMNLESESMSDQDSLPLPQGIKQTFISNDEPFVVQSCVQKRNIFKEDFHNLMAVSPGLASPANKAEGEHRKSQGRKESHKTPFPHHSFEMPYSSQYLNPEYSPVPDKRRAKHESLDDLQASTYFGPTPVMGPQEARRCPGKTGKQTPWPAKSWSLNTEEVPDFERSFFNRNPSEEKLRYPNSNSQTPNFPTPDRCPAYLTPQDQQPILPVGYSAKPNGLKSKEIPSPVDLEKHEPVKKFKDKSISCTSGQLSSDTSSVGTQTDLHVLEPKKGKDLCTPGQGKYSDRHAVKHSDDDSEVVSDDISDIFRFLDDMSISGSTGVMQSSCYNSTGSLSQLHKSDCDSSPEHHLTRIANGLPSSQGEKGSRPENSHHSEEELKTSVCKLVLRIGEIERKLESLSGVREEISQVLGKLNKLDQKMQQPEKVSVQIDLNSLTSEAPSDESASPRMFRAHKGAHGPKLENTADWCCSDASGSNSESLRVQALKKSLFTRPSSRSLTEENSATESKIASISNSPRDWRTITYSNRMGISEEEIKERGPGDSKDWHRKSKEADRQYDIPPQHRLPKQPKDGFLVEQVFSPHPYPASLKAHMKSNPLYTDMRLTELAEVKRGQPSWTIEEYARNSGDKGKLTALDLQTQESLNPNNLEYWMEDIYTPGYDSLLKRKEAEFRRAKVCKIAALIAAAACTVILVIVVPICTMKS; encoded by the exons ATGGAGACCAACCAGGAAACGTCCCTCTTCTTGGTGAAGATCTTGGAGGAATTAGACAGCAAGCAAAATACTGTCTCCTACCAGGACCTCTGCAAATCCCTGTGCGCCCGCTTTGATCTGTCCCAGCTCGCCAAACTGCGAAGCGTGCTCTTCTATACGGCCTGTCTTGACCCCAACTTCCCAGCCACGTTATTCAAAGACAAGATGAAATGCGCTGTAAACAACCAGCAGTCCAAGAAAATCATGGTGGCCGCGGACATCGTGACCATATTCAACCTGATCCAGATGAATGGGGGTGCCGCCAAGGAGAAGCTGCCAGGAGGCCGGCAGAAGATGCGCAAGAAAGATGCCTCTTTTGACTCGTGCCGCTCAGACACGGAGATCTGCAGTGCAGCCGAGTGTGAGCCCCTCAACTGTGAGCTGAGTGACCGGCCTTTCAGCCGGGGCTACCCCACCCGCCAGTCATCCAAGTGCAGAAAGGTGGACTGCAAGGACTGCCCGCAGTTCATTCCTGCCTCTGAACCCAACTTCCTGCTGGGGGTCAGCAAAGATGTGAAAAACCGGGCAGCTTCCCTGGACAGGCTGCAGGCTCTGGCCCCATACTCCGTGGCCAGCCCTCAGCCCTGCGAGATGCAGAGAACCTACTTCCCCATGAACCTCGAGAGCGAGTCCATGTCTGATCAGGACTCCCTGCCTCTCCCCCAGGGCATCAAGCAGACCTTCATCTCCAACGACGAGCCCTTCGTGGTCCAGTCCTGTGTCCAGAAAAGGAACATCTTCAAAGAGGACTTTCACAATCTGATGGCTGTGTCCCCTGGGTTGGCCAGCCCAGCCAACAAGGCTGAGGGTGAGCACAGGAAATCCCAGGGCCGCAAGGAGTCCCACAAGACGCCCTTCCCCCATCACAGCTTTGAGATGCCCTACAGCAGCCAGTACCTGAACCCCGAGTACTCCCCGGTTCCTGACAAGAGGCGGGCAAAGCATGAGAGCTTAGATGACCTTCAGGCCTCCACATATTTTGGGCCCACTCCAGTGATGGGGCCCCAGGAGGCCCGGCGCTGTCCTGGCAAAACAGGCAAGCAGACCCCCTGGCCGGCCAAAAGCTGGAGCCTCAACACCGAAGAAGTTCCTGACTTTGAACGTTCCTTTTTCAACAGAAACCCCTCCGAGGAGAAGCTCCGTTATCCAAATTCCAATAGTCAGACACCCAACTTCCCAACCCCGGACAGATGCCCCGCTTACCTGACACCACAGGATCAACAGCCCATCCTCCCAGTCGGCTACTCAGCAAAGCCCAATGGGCTCAAATCTAAAGAGATTCCATCCCCTGTGGACCTGGAGAAGCATGAACCAGTCAAAAAGTTTAAAGACAAGAGCATCAGCTGTACCAGTGGGCAGCTGAGCTCAGACACCAGCAGTGTGGGCACCCAGACTGACCTGCAcgttctggagcccaaaaaaggcAAGGACCTGTGCACTCCCGGGCAGGGCAAGTACAGTGACCGGCATGCAGTGAAGCATTCCGATGATGATTCGGAGGTGGTCAGTGACGACATCAGCGACATCTTCCGGTTTCTTGACGACATGAGCATCAGTGGCTCAACGGGGGTCATGCAGTCATCCTGCTACAACAGCACAGGGTCCCTATCTCAGCTTCACAAGTCGGACTGTGACAGTTCGCCAGAGCACCACCTCACCAGAATCGCCAATGGGCTCCCCAGCAGCCAAGGGGAGAAGGGCAGCCGGCCAGAAAACAGCCACCACTCAGAAGAGGAGCTGAAGACCAGCGTGTGCAAGCTGGTGCTCAGGATCGGGGAGATTGAACGGAAGCTCGAGTCACTATCGGGTGTGCGTGAGGAGATCTCCCAGGTCCTGGGCAAGCTCAATAAACTAGACCAGAAGATGCAGCAGCCCGAGAAGGTAAGCGTGCAGATAGACCTCAATTCTCTGACCAGTGAGGCTCCATCTGATGAGAGCGCCTCGCCCCGGATGTTCCGTGCCCACAAGGGTGCCCATGGGCCCAAGCTGGAGAATACGGCTGACTGGTGCTGCTCAGATGCCAGTGGGAGCAACAGCGAAAGCCTTCGTGTCCAGGCCTTAAAAAAAAGCCTCTTCACCAGGCCGTCTTCCAGGTCCCTGACAGAGGAGAACAGTGCCACAGAATCCAAGATTGCCAGCATCTCCAACTCACCCAGGGACTGGCGCACCATCACTTACTCCAACCGCATGGGCATCAGTGAGGAGGAGATCAAAGAGCGAGGTCCTGGAGACAGTAAAGACTGGCATCGGAAGTCTAAAGAG GCAGACAGGCAGTACGACATCCCCCCTCAGCACCGCCTGCCCAAGCAGCCCAAGGACGGCTTCCTGGTGGAGCAGGTGTTCAGCCCTCACCCCTACCCCGCCTCTCTCAAGGCCCACATGAAGAGCAACCCTCTGTACACGGACATGCGGCTCACGGAGCTGGCAGAGGTGAAGCGGGGCCAGCCTTCCTGGACCATCGAGGAGTATGCACGCAATTCGGGTGACAAGGGCAAGCTGACAGCCCTGGACCTGCAG ACTCAAGAATCTTTAAATCCAAACAACTTAGAGTACTGGATGGAAGACATTTATACTCCGGGCTACGACTCGTTGCTAAAACGGAAAGAAGCTGAATTCAGACGAGCCAAGGTCTGCAAGATAGCGGCTCTGATTGCTGCGGCTGCATGCACAGTCATTCTGGTGATCGTTGTGCCCATCTGCACGATGAAATCATGA